The window tatatatatctaaagCCCCAATTGGAAAGATTGGCTGCTGATTATTACCCCAGGTTAGCTCTTAGCTCATTTCTAATCAACTGAATGTAAAATATGAATTGTACCATATCATCATTTTCCAAGCGCTGGATAATGCTTAGAAGACCTGTGTGCTAAGTACTTACTGAAATTGTGCATGTGCTTGATCAATTTTAGATTGCAATTCTACTGCATTGATGTCAATATGGTGCCTCACAAGCTAGTTGTTCGTGCAGGATTAGCTGTAAGTTCTTTCCAAAGCCTTTTGATGtttcttccattttgtttGTGTTGCCATAAATCTTTATAAGGGAGTTGAGTTCTGATAAATCCAATGGATATTGTTCTTGAGGTCTTGTTTACAATTGAAGTTAGACACGTGTTTCGTTGCATTCTCGAACATATACAATTTACGGTTCGATCATAGACATGTTGATACTTTGTTACTTTGATGAATTTGCATCTGTTTTGATGTTTATTAACATTCAATCTTTCCATTCATGGGTCTACAAGTTCTAatagtttcaaattttcacttttcttcATGTATCTCTACTGTTCGTCTTTAAATCTACCAGAAGATGCCAGCCATACAGGTGAGTTTCTTCACGATCAGATACGATCAGATATCTTACAACTGGAATCCCTCCTCTCTACTAATGTCAAGGTCTTGACTATGTATGTTTGCAGCTATGGAAGGATAGTAAGAAACAAGACGAGGTGATTGGTCTCTACAAAGCATATTTAGTTGTCAACGACGTTCAGAAAATGATTGAGCGTGAGCTTACAGGCGAGTAACTTATGATTCATTCTTACCCGCATCGTCTTATCCACTTTGTGGTATTAGAATTGATTTGACAGCATCTCACAGAAATTCCTTTCTGCTTATattcatcaacataaagaagaaGGCCTGGCTTGCCCTCTTGCCAAGTTTTTTTCATTACAGATATCATTTCTTTGTTGTCATAAGGTGGATGATCTAACATGTATGTCCAATTCTTAACAATATATGTATTCGTTGTCACATCATGAGGATGTCTTATTTGAAAGGCTTTACCAGCGTTTTTACACCATTCATTTACATTATATCTGATATGCAGATTCTCCTGTTCTGTGTTGGtagattaatttaattgttctAGCATGTCTTTCTTGAGGCTTCTGGATCTCTCTGCACTTTTACCTTTTATTATGGTTGAAAAATTGATGGAGAATTCTACATAGTGCGTTGAAAAGCACTTTAGGAATGAATTAGAGGGACCCTCGAATACTGAAAAAGGTTACAAATGGTGGTCCTAGAggttcttttctttatattttttagagcttttcttttctgattcttctttttgaaGAACTCCTTTTAGGGTTTGAGGGGAACTAGTTTTATTGGAAGGGGTGTTATTGTAACGGACCAAGCCCATCgttagcggatattgtcctctttgggtttttccctTTCCGGCTTTCCTTTAAGTTTTttcaaaacacatctactagggagaggtatccacgcccttataaatgaAGAGCCTTGTAGTTTTATTGGAAGGGGGTgttattgtaacgacccaaacccaccgttagcagatattgtcctctttgaattttccctTTAAAGTTCTAAAAACGCAtttactagagagaagtttccacatttttataaagaaagagCCTTGTAGTTTTATTGGAAGGGGGTGTTATTGTAATGGCTGAAGcccatcactagcagataATGTCTTCTTTGTGTTTTCCCTCTCTGGCTTTCTCtgaaggtttttaaaacgtgtttactaggagaggtttccacacccttataaaaaatgcttcgtttttctctccaactgatgtagaaTCTTACCGTTATGGTTTGTTGTGTGGGGGAGTTGGGAAGGCATCACAATCAGGCATAAACCCAAGTGGTTGAAAAAGTAATAGCACTTCAAAGTTGATGGGCACCGCACCCAACTTTCTTCTTGACCCACCAAACCAAAACCTCCCACTTATTAAATGGGAACAATGTTTTCTCACCTCACCTTTCCAAGATCATATTGCCAAGAAATAGCCAATAACTTTTGAGCTATATTATGTTACTCTCTTCTTCTGATCTTTCGAGTTGGTTTCCGGGGAATTGTTGGGAGAACGTATTCGACGAGGGAGGTTAATTGCCACGGGATTAGATATATGAGATAGAACAAAAGAGTTATGATTATACAACCGTTCAGGTATCAATGTGGTGGCcacattgaataattttttgtcCTCTTGAGATAGTAGGAGATATTTGGATAACGGGGTGTGAGGACTCATTAcgagtatttattattatacttAACGCAAGCACCACTTAGGTCATAATATCTTTCTCGGACAATAGTCGAATAACAAAAGTACGAGGGGAGGGGGATGATGCATCTCGTTGGGCATGGGGAAACATTGGGAACCAAAATATCTTTCTTCTAAGCCATTTCTTGTCCCGTCCCCCCGCCCCGGCATCATGCTTCGCTTTCGGGGATTTGGAAGAGAAATATGATTGAATAATATCCGGGTTCGATCGTAAAAAAGTCTCGAGAttaaaacttattattattattatatgtttcATGCTTGGTAGCGTAATACATTCTGTGGATAAGATCACTATTTTTATTGAAGTCAGGTTCTTTAAACCATCCAATGGGCCAAGGCATGGGCTTTTTTGAAGATTGGGCCAATGCATGGGCTTTTTGAAGATTGGGCCGCCCAATTCTAAGAAACTTTTTGATTTGGGCCTAAGCCCTTcataatctatatttttttattttctattttttctaaaaataattttgtttcatctttaaactattttaaatatatatttttttaatttaaaaaagagatttgttttttttatatataggttttatttcaataaatatcatatttcttttgtttcttatactttaattacatttataaaatttatattttattggaaaacttaatttaatatgaccatatatattattaaaattcaaccgaaattaaatgtcattaaatatttagggCCACACATAGGCCATTTAattctatatctatatatatagggGTTGAAAcaaggaaaatgatttttctaaataaataaacaaaataatctctgaaatttaattatcccacaaataattgattataaatatatttaagagCAGACCAATGTGAATATAGCTCAATTTATATAAAACATGGATCAATATAAGTATAGCTCAATTTacataaaacatattttttcgATCAAATTGTggtaaataaaagaaacatatacgacgataatacttttaaaataataaaaagataattattatcatattttgatgaaaccattaatattttatattaaaaataaacttatatatatattttttaagaactaaaaaaaataagaatgttttttttttaaacaaaacactaacaatttgtatataaaaagtaaaaatatttttgaaaaaatttaaaaatattattattaatttaactactTTTCATTAAATTGAAATGGACCCACCTAGTAATTTTAactaatattatatattccaGCTAAGCACTCTATCTCGTAATGGTAGGATTATTCCAAGTATTTCAGTTATAACGTTGTGtacgttttttattttctattcacTCTAGATCTTCTCTGGTCGACCCAATCATGATATTAATGGATCAAACCTTTTCTCGAAAAACACCAGATCCCGAGAAGAGTTGAAGATGGTGCAAGATTGAATTCTCTTACTTTACTCCGAATGTAAGCTTAGCCGCCTTTTACTTACTACATAAGGCATAAACGAAGTCAACTGATTTACCTTCATTCAACAGATTTGTGGTTGAGTCAATAATATGCTCTGGTTCGGGAATCTTTTCTCTCCGTCGACCccttgaaatatatatatatatatatatatgtatgtattgATGTaagagtaaaataataaaaaagaaataaataaaagaaatagtgAGAAGTTGAGAaccatttaatatatatatttaaacaattaatttttgaGTACAAAAGTGTCGAAAATAGGTTTGTAAAGAAGTGTACGAACATAGTCTCATGCAATGCACGTACGTTTGTAGATGACCGTCGATTCATGATCAGACGGCGGTGGTTGNGAGTACAAAAGTGTCGAAAATAGGTTTGTAAAGAAGTGTACGAGCATAGGCTCATGCAATGCACGTACGTTTGTAGATGACCGTCGATTCATGATCAGACGGCGGTGGTTGTCTctgcatttttttcttcctcaaaattttgttgaaatgaaaagaaacaataacAGCCGTTCCGAAGGATCATATTGATATTCATAGGCCCACGCGAATTGTTCTAATTTCTTCCTAATTTTACGATTTCAAACGGAATTTCACGCTGAATTATTCCCGATTTTCATTTCTCATGCCTACTTTTGCTTCCAGATTCCTCAATGACACGGTGAAATCTcattcatttccctctctctttctctttctttaatCATCTATTCGATTCACTATTATGCATTTCCTTCCCCtgattttctcatttcttGTGTTTGCCCCTTTCGCTATGGATTTTAGCTTCACGAGCGGTCGATTCCTTGAGTCTTGATCGTATTGGTGTATCATTGTGGAGGATCTTCTTACAGGTCTGGAAATTTCTCTCGTCTTCTTACATGCCGATTTTTGGTAGTTGCGATGTAGGATTCCCTCTtagtttaatgttttttttgtcttcGGGGGAGGGATTCTGCGTTGTTTTTTTGCCTTTCACAACTTTTTGGGACCTGTTGATGGAATTTTGAGAATTCCTGTTACTTTGTTTCCGTCAGAGGTCGAATCTGTGGGCCTGATGCTTGTATATTATATGCGACTACTTCTGTCTGTATTCTTTTGATAGTCTGTGTGGATTAATTTGCTTCTTTAATACTTCTCGAGTATTAAAACAGTGGAGTGGGTCTctgatttatgaatttaaaatttgcttgttttgatttatgctgtgttttcttttgtgtGTGGGGAATGTCGGGATTTTAGAGCTTAAAATCCCTGAAGATGGCTTCTGGGAGTAACACGGACATGCTGCCCATACTGAATGATGGTCACCAGGTGCCCCttggaaattttgaagataattTGCGGACTGAGCTTGAACTACTTCTGAGAGAAAATTCCAATCAATCAGTAACAGGGCGAGATGGAGATCTGAATATTTACAGGAGTGGTAGTGCTCCCCCAACAGTTGAGGGATCATTAAATGCTGTGGGAAGTCTGTTTACGAGCTCTTATTATAGTGAGTTGAATGCTAAGAGTAGTACTAATGATAGGGTTTTATCTGAGGATGAGATTCGTTCACACCCGGATTATCTTTCTTACTATTACTcgaatgattatatcaatccAAGACTCCCTCCACCTTTAGTATCAAAAGAGGACTGGCGTGTTGCGCAGCGGTTTCAGGGAAGTGGGTCTTCGTTGGGGCGACAGGAGGATTGGAACTGGAAGAAGTTAGTAGATGGTAATACAAGTTCATCATTGTTCTCTATGCAGCCTGGCAGTTCTGTACAGCGGGCAGAAAAGAATAGTAGTAATGTAATGGAGTTTGGGGGTGCTAATGGAAAAAATGTCTCCAGGAACGCTCTATCGGAGTGGCACGACAGAGGTAGGGACGGTTTAGTTGGATCATGTGGCGATGGACTTGGACTTGGTGCAAGACGAAGGAGTTTTGCTGATATTGTCCAGGTAACTGATCTAACTATTTTACACTGTATCTAGCTTGGCCCCTATCATGTTGTATTTTCTGCAAATTTTTAAGTGAACCTGCTTGTGGTTATCTTAGATATATACAATATTGTCGCGTGTCATATAGcagatttcttttcttctttaggGATATGACATGGAGTTCATTCTTTAACTTATTTCTCCTAAGCTGcgacgattttttttttgttatattactTTGGTTCATTACTTGAAGTCACCTTGGTTTGGCTAGTGATCTCTCTAAATTGGACTTGTCTTCTCATTTTTGTTAGATATGGTCCCtacattatttttgtttagttcTGGCGTTCtatttgttttgatgataCTAGTCTATATTACCATGTTCATAGCTCGtgtttcttttagttttcctttttttcagCTTCGGTTAGGATTAGTTTTATAGGTGAATGCATGTCTTCAGAACCATCTTACAGATCTTGGTGTCATAATAAAGCAGCTTTCTCCTTGCTGGGTAGGCAGagatttctttaatttaatgcaTTAAAGATTAATAGATAATATCCTGCAGGAGGGACTTGGTGAATCTGCTTCCTTGTCTGGCCAATTGTCACGCCCTGCGAGTCATAATTCTTTTGGGGATGTTGACACTATGGGAATGACTGATATAAAGCCACTAGGATTATGTAATGGGGTGGGGGGTTCTATTGAGGATTTGCTTAACTCAGGTCCCCCTGGCTTTGTTGGAGTTCAGAGTCATAACAAAGCAATTTCTCATTCCTTTCTGAATCCTAATTGTTCGGCTCTTTCGAGGAGCACGACTCCTGAACCACAGCTAGTTGGAAGGTCTTCAAGTTCTGGTCTACCTCCTGTTGGCAGTAGGGTTTTCCCTgtagaaaagaagaatataaCTGTGTTCAAGGTCCAAAATGGTCATTCTGCTGGGTTTACCGAACCGCCTGACATATCTGGTCTACACCTGTCGTCAATTAGACCTGAAGATGGAGTTAATGGGGTCCAATCTCGACTTCATCTGGATCATGGTGAACAGTCTGATTTTCTGATCAACATGTCCAATGGTATTCACACACGTACTCTGCCTGAGTTTAGTGACAAAAATCTCTCACAACCTAGTGATAATATTGACCTAGCAAGGAAAAGTGGGATTGTAATGAACCTGAGAGCGCCTACGATGCATTCTCACGATAATGTAAACTTTCCCAAAAGAACTTCTTCTTCTACCAGTCTATACTCCAAAGCAAATTCGTCAGGCTTTGGAAGCAAGGAAGGGCCTACTATACACCTTCAAAATCCAAACCTTCAGAGTATGGATTTGGCTGGATATACGTCTGGTGACCTTGCTATAAACATGAATCATAATTCTGCTCTAAATAGTTACGGAACATCTGATCATATTAAGCTGCCATCGGGAACTTCTGATCGTGCAGTCCATGCTGGTTCTAGTTTGCAGTCCCATAATTACTATGGGATTACTCAAGGAGACTTGCAAGGCCTTCGAAGTGCCTATCTTGAAACCTTGCTTGCCCAACAAAAGCAGCACTACGAGTTGTCACTTTCAGGTAATTCAAGTGTTTATAACCCCAGATTGTATGCAAATACTCTATATGGTTCTGGCATCCCATATTTGGCAGACCAAGTATTGGATTCTGGTCTTTCGTCTGTTGGACACGGAGGTACAATGCTGCAGAATGAACGAATCTTGCGCTTTAATTCACTGATGAGGAATTCAATAGGAGCCCAGGGGTCTTGGCAGCCGGATATCAGCAGTAGTGTAGATGAAAGTTTTCCATCCACTTTATTGGATGAGTTCAAAAGCAACAAGACTAGATCTTTTGAGCTTTCAGACATTGTTGATCATGTCATTGAATTCAGGTGCGCATGATTTATTGGTGTTCTTTTACATGTATTATTCTTAgggtattatttaattatactatttttataatttttcctAATTCATGGTATGCCTATTTTGTGTAGTATGGATCAATATGGAAGTCGTTTTATCCAGCAAAAGCTAGAAACTGCCAATGTGGTGGAGAAGACAAAGATATTTCCCGAGATAATTCCACATGCTCGTACCTTGATGACCGATGTCTTTGGAAATTATGTCATTCAGAAAGTAAATGCTTTTGAATTTAGATGTATCTTCAATGGCTTGGTATATTAAAATCTCGAGTTGATTGATTATTCATTGGTGCAGTTTTTCGAACATGGTACTGAAAGTCAAAGGAAGGAGTTAGCTGACCAAGTTTCAGGACATGTTTTGCCTCTTAGTCTTCAAATGTATGGATGCAGAGTGATTCAGAAGGTTCTTTCTTGACTCTCTCCTGCTTATGAATGTTTATTCAATCAGCAATGAGCATTATTGTTGGGTGGATTTTGTCCTTGTTTATGAACACCTCCGTTGTTCTATTGGGAAAATGAGATGCACTTGTCATTAAGAACATCTGATTATATATTACCTTGTATTTTCCTCTTCTACTTTATCCATTATGAACCAAATGCGACAGTGATGctttataaagagagaaaaaaaaaatatttatgcaGGCTTTGGAGGTAGTTGGTTCGGATCAACAGGCTCAAATGGTTGCCGAGCTTGATGGTTCGGTAATGAAATGTGTTCGTGATCAGAACGGAAATCATGTTATTCAGAAATGTATCGAGTGCGTCCCTCAAGATAGAATCCagtttatcatatcatcattttATGGCCAAGTTCTGGCACTATCCACTCATCCATATGGCTGCCGTGTTATTCAGGTAACTGGTTTGTTTCTCCTgtacatttttatttgtagaaaatataCAATATAGATTGATCTCCATTCTTGATGTTTGTAGAGGGTATTAGAACACTGCAATGATTTGAATACACAACAAATTATCATGGATGAAATCATGCAATCCGTTTGCCTCCTGTCACAAGATCAGTATGGAAATTATGTTATTCAGGTAAACAAATTATGCGAAATAGTCAATTTGTGTATATATGTACAAATGTACGCGTCGATATATTGCTCGTTTGTCAAGAAATTAGTTGATTCATCTGACTATTTGTGTGATATTTTAGTTGCAATGCAACTACTTTCTATGTTTTTTAGAATAGGGTCGAGGGGAAACTGATTGTTCTGTTCATCATATCTAAAGAAGACTATATTGTCAATGATCATTGTTGCTTTTTATTATATCTCTGTACCAATTCTGTGCCCTTATTTtgtagcatgtacttcaattcGGTAAACCGCACGAGCGGTCTGCTATTATAAGTAAGCTTGCAGGACAGATTGTAAAGATGAGTCAACAGAAGTTTGCTTCTAATGTTGTGGAGAAGTGTTTAACATTTGGCAGTCCTGAGGAACGTCAACTACTAATTAACGAGATTCTTGGTTCTACTGATGAGAATGAGCCCTTGCAGGTCTGTTGAATACTTACTCATCTTTAAATTCTCGTGTGTACCTGCCTTTGATCATGCAAGAGAAGCATAACATGCTGTGTTTTTCACTTTAAAGTCGAGCTTTTGCGAAGACACTCTAACGTCAACATACATGCCTTAATACCTGTATCTTAACAtgttcaataaataatattccaCTTTTACGACAATTGGGTGTATTTCGTATTATAGTTAAGAGATCATATATAGAAATTTGATAGAAACGAAAGTTCTTGGTGCTGGTAGGATGATCA is drawn from Cucurbita pepo subsp. pepo cultivar mu-cu-16 chromosome LG09, ASM280686v2, whole genome shotgun sequence and contains these coding sequences:
- the LOC111801920 gene encoding pumilio homolog 4 isoform X2, with amino-acid sequence MASGSNTDMLPILNDGHQVPLGNFEDNLRTELELLLRENSNQSVTGRDGDLNIYRSGSAPPTVEGSLNAVGSLFTSSYYSELNAKSSTNDRVLSEDEIRSHPDYLSYYYSNDYINPRLPPPLVSKEDWRVAQRFQGSGSSLGRQEDWNWKKLVDGNTSSSLFSMQPGSSVQRAEKNSSNVMEFGGANGKNVSRNALSEWHDRGRDGLVGSCGDGLGLGARRRSFADIVQEGLGESASLSGQLSRPASHNSFGDVDTMGMTDIKPLGLCNGVGGSIEDLLNSGPPGFVGVQSHNKAISHSFLNPNCSALSRSTTPEPQLVGRSSSSGLPPVGSRVFPVEKKNITVFKVQNGHSAGFTEPPDISGLHLSSIRPEDGVNGVQSRLHLDHGEQSDFLINMSNGIHTRTLPEFSDKNLSQPSDNIDLARKSGIVMNLRAPTMHSHDNVNFPKRTSSSTSLYSKANSSGFGSKEGPTIHLQNPNLQSMDLAGYTSGDLAINMNHNSALNSYGTSDHIKLPSGTSDRAVHAGSSLQSHNYYGITQGDLQGLRSAYLETLLAQQKQHYELSLSGNSSVYNPRLYANTLYGSGIPYLADQVLDSGLSSVGHGGTMLQNERILRFNSLMRNSIGAQGSWQPDISSSVDESFPSTLLDEFKSNKTRSFELSDIVDHVIEFSMDQYGSRFIQQKLETANVVEKTKIFPEIIPHARTLMTDVFGNYVIQKFFEHGTESQRKELADQVSGHVLPLSLQMYGCRVIQKALEVVGSDQQAQMVAELDGSVMKCVRDQNGNHVIQKCIECVPQDRIQFIISSFYGQVLALSTHPYGCRVIQRVLEHCNDLNTQQIIMDEIMQSVCLLSQDQYGNYVIQHVLQFGKPHERSAIISKLAGQIVKMSQQKFASNVVEKCLTFGSPEERQLLINEILGSTDENEPLQAMMKDPFGNYVVQKVLESCDDHSLELILSRIRVHLNSLKRYTYGKHIVSRVEKLITTGERRIGQSASASSFSSSR
- the LOC111801920 gene encoding pumilio homolog 4 isoform X1, whose product is MASGSNTDMLPILNDGHQVPLGNFEDNLRTELELLLRENSNQSVTGRDGDLNIYRSGSAPPTVEGSLNAVGSLFTSSYYSELNAKSSTNDRVLSEDEIRSHPDYLSYYYSNDYINPRLPPPLVSKEDWRVAQRFQGSGSSLGRQEDWNWKKLVDGNTSSSLFSMQPGSSVQRAEKNSSNVMEFGGANGKNVSRNALSEWHDRGRDGLVGSCGDGLGLGARRRSFADIVQEGLGESASLSGQLSRPASHNSFGDVDTMGMTDIKPLGLCNGVGGSIEDLLNSGPPGFVGVQSHNKAISHSFLNPNCSALSRSTTPEPQLVGRSSSSGLPPVGSRVFPVEKKNITVFKVQNGHSAGFTEPPDISGLHLSSIRPEDGVNGVQSRLHLDHGEQSDFLINMSNGIHTRTLPEFSDKNLSQPSDNIDLARKSGIVMNLRAPTMHSHDNVNFPKRTSSSTSLYSKANSSGFGSKEGPTIHLQNPNLQSMDLAGYTSGDLAINMNHNSALNSYGTSDHIKLPSGTSDRAVHAGSSLQSHNYYGITQGDLQGLRSAYLETLLAQQKQHYELSLSGNSSVYNPRLYANTLYGSGIPYLADQVLDSGLSSVGHGGTMLQNERILRFNSLMRNSIGAQGSWQPDISSSVDESFPSTLLDEFKSNKTRSFELSDIVDHVIEFSMDQYGSRFIQQKLETANVVEKTKIFPEIIPHARTLMTDVFGNYVIQKFFEHGTESQRKELADQVSGHVLPLSLQMYGCRVIQKALEVVGSDQQAQMVAELDGSVMKCVRDQNGNHVIQKCIECVPQDRIQFIISSFYGQVLALSTHPYGCRVIQRVLEHCNDLNTQQIIMDEIMQSVCLLSQDQYGNYVIQHVLQFGKPHERSAIISKLAGQIVKMSQQKFASNVVEKCLTFGSPEERQLLINEILGSTDENEPLQAMMKDPFGNYVVQKVLESCDDHSLELILSRIRVHLNSLKRYTYGKHIVSRVEKLITTGGERRSTSLTLIILDIFSVIATDRDKLACPLQKGELDSRRRRLPSHPPGRAVFGLQQGQASLQLP